A stretch of Rhinoderma darwinii isolate aRhiDar2 chromosome 4, aRhiDar2.hap1, whole genome shotgun sequence DNA encodes these proteins:
- the LOC142760635 gene encoding cysteine-rich venom protein tigrin-like: MWIPVMCVSTLLMVNVGQIQAPNPSAGLSTDNPTIQQKIVDLINHYRRIVQPPAANMLQVFWNNEAAENAKKWAQKCTFEHSDSSQRQITECGCGENLYMASYAASWEEAIGAFYDEHNDFIFGEGKKKPDSVVGHYTQLVWYNSRLVGCAISECTGGIYKYFYVCQHCPPGNVNSINKPYKNGTTCGDCPKDCANGLCTNFCPNRDTYSNCNSLQDYCGMDYIQEGCKGSCNCKTEII; this comes from the exons atgtGGATTCCTGTAATGTGTGTATCAACCCTGCTTATGGTCAACGTGGGACAGATTCAG GCTCCTAATCCATCGGCTGGTCTGTCAACAGATAATCCTACCATACAGCAAAAAATTGTTGACCTAATAAATCACTACAGAAGAATTGTTCAGCCGCCTGCAGCAAACATGTTACAAGTG ttttggaaCAATGAAGCTGCAGAAAATGCTAAAAAGTGGGCACAAAAATGTACGTTCGAGCACAGCGATTCATCACAACGACAGATCACAG AATGTGGCTGCGGGGAAAACCTCTACATGGCCTCATATGCTGCCAGCTGGGAAGAAGCAATAGGCGCCTTTTATGATGAACATAATGATTTCATTTTTGGAGAAGGAAAAAAGAAACCTGACAGCGTGGTCGGACACTACACTCAG CTTGTCTGGTACAACTCACGGTTGGTCGGATGTGCAATTTCTGAATGTACTGGAGGGATATACAAATACTTCTATGTGTGCCAGCACTGCCCACC GGGAAACGTGAACTCTATTAATAAGCCGTACAAAAATGGAACTACATGTGGAGACTGCCCCAAGGATTGTGCAAATGGCTTGTGCA CTAACTTTTGTCCAAACAGAGACACTTACAGCAACTGCAATTCACTCCAGGATTACTGCGGTAtggattatatacaggagggttgTAAAGGATCATGTAACTGCAAAACTGAGATTATATAA